A window of Aurantibacillus circumpalustris genomic DNA:
ATTTATAAAGGATTTCCTTAATTTTTAATCGAAGACACTTTTTCAAGTAGTTTACGAAACCACTTCCTTCACTAACAATTCATTATACACCTTTTCATATAAGGGTAATATTTTTTCGATATCGAATTTTTTTGCCTGATTGTAAGCGTTCTGGCGAAACTTTTCCAACATTGATTCGTCTTTTAATAAAGTAAGTGCGTTTTTAGACATATCTTCTACATCACCTACATTGCTTAAAAAGCCGGTTTTACCTTGCACGTTAACCTCTGGTAAACCACCGCTATTGGTGCTGATAACAGGTACTTTCATGGCCATGGCTTCCAAAGCTGCCAAACCAAAACTTTCTGTTTCAGACGGTAAAATAAAAAGATCTGCCACCGATAAAATTTCTTTTGGATCGGTAATTTTTCCAAGATTGATAATATCGTGCTGCAAATTCATTTGTCTGGCCAATTGTTCAATATTTGTTTTTTCGGGACCATCGCCAACAAAAATAAGTTTAGCGGGAACTTCTTTTAACACGTTTGCAAAAACAGCCAATACGTCTTCAATACGTTTTACTTTTCTAAAATTACTAATGTGTACTAATATTTTTTCGCCATTTGGCGCATACTTACGTTTGATACAATACTCCTTGACGTTTTCGTAATCTTTAATATTAATAAAGTTGGGTATAACGGTTATCTTATTGTCGATTTTAAAAGTTTTTAAAGTGTCTTTTTTTAAACTTTCAGAAACCGATGTTATAGCATTACTATGATTTAAAGAAAAACGAATTACGGGTTCAAAAGCCGGATCACGTCCTACTAATGTGATGTCCGTTCCGTGAAGCGTTGTGACGTAAGGCAGATTTATTTTTTTGGATTTTAAAATTTGTTGTGCCATATAAGCTACAGAAGCATGAGGAATAGCGTAATGCACATGCAAAACATCCAAATGTTCATACATGGCAACATCAACAATTTTACTCGCCAATACACTTTCGTAAGGTTGGTATTCAAATAATGGATAGTCGTTGACACTAAATTCATGAAAAAATAAATTCTCATTAAATAAGTTTAAACGAAAAG
This region includes:
- the bshA gene encoding N-acetyl-alpha-D-glucosaminyl L-malate synthase BshA — translated: MNIGMVCFPTYGGSGVVATELGIALANKGHKVHFMSYSQPFRLNLFNENLFFHEFSVNDYPLFEYQPYESVLASKIVDVAMYEHLDVLHVHYAIPHASVAYMAQQILKSKKINLPYVTTLHGTDITLVGRDPAFEPVIRFSLNHSNAITSVSESLKKDTLKTFKIDNKITVIPNFINIKDYENVKEYCIKRKYAPNGEKILVHISNFRKVKRIEDVLAVFANVLKEVPAKLIFVGDGPEKTNIEQLARQMNLQHDIINLGKITDPKEILSVADLFILPSETESFGLAALEAMAMKVPVISTNSGGLPEVNVQGKTGFLSNVGDVEDMSKNALTLLKDESMLEKFRQNAYNQAKKFDIEKILPLYEKVYNELLVKEVVS